The genomic window TTCTCCAGTGAAGCCAGTACCGCCTGATCCTCCGCTTTGAGCCCTTCCGAACCGTCCAGAATGACCAAAACAAGATGGGCCTCCGCCATGGCTCTGCGGCTTCGGGCGACCCCGATGGATTCCACGGTGTCCTGCGTTTCCCGAATGCCCGCCGTATCCAAAAGCCGAAACGTGAGTCCACGGATATCGATGGTCTCCTCCAGCGTATCCCGCGTGGTTCCCGCGATAGCGGTAACAATGGCCCGCTCCGTGCCGCTCAATGCGTTCAAAAGGGAGGACTTTCCCACATTGGGTCTGCCCGCCAGCACCACCTTGAAGCCTTCAAGCGCGACCCGTCCAATATTCGCATTGTCGATTAACTTTTGAAGCTCGCCTTGAAGGGCCGCCATGCGGTTTTCCAAAGCGGGCTTCATCATCTCCTCCAGATCCTCCTCGGGATAATCCAGCGCCGCTTCCGTCTCCGCCAACAGATCGGTGAGCGCCGATTGAAGTTCTCCCACTTTTCGGGAGAGCTTGCCCTCCATCAGATCCAGACTCACCCTGGCGGCCGCCTCTCCCTCTGCACCAATGAGATCCATCACCGCTTCCGCCTGAGCGAGATCCACCCGGCCATTTAAAAAGGCCCGTTTGGTGAATTCGCCGGGCTCCGCAGGTCTCGCTCCCGCTTCAAAAAGAAGCTTCAGTGTCCTTTCCACTGGCACTGGACCGCCGTGGCAGTGAATCTCCGCCACATCCTCCCGGGTGTAAGTATGGGGAGCGGGCAGGTAAACCGCCATGGCTTCATCCACCACCCCGCCGTCGTCCCTCACGAATCCATAGAGGAGTTTACGGGGCTCCCAAGGGTTCTTGGGATAAAATACCTTTTCCAAAGCGGCCCGGGCTTTTTCGCCGGATATGCGGATTACCGCAATGGATCCCCTGCCCGGCGCCGTAGCCAGCGCCGCAATCGTATCCTCCAATTTCCCGCACCTCCTCT from Gehongia tenuis includes these protein-coding regions:
- the mnmE gene encoding tRNA uridine-5-carboxymethylaminomethyl(34) synthesis GTPase MnmE, which translates into the protein MEDTIAALATAPGRGSIAVIRISGEKARAALEKVFYPKNPWEPRKLLYGFVRDDGGVVDEAMAVYLPAPHTYTREDVAEIHCHGGPVPVERTLKLLFEAGARPAEPGEFTKRAFLNGRVDLAQAEAVMDLIGAEGEAAARVSLDLMEGKLSRKVGELQSALTDLLAETEAALDYPEEDLEEMMKPALENRMAALQGELQKLIDNANIGRVALEGFKVVLAGRPNVGKSSLLNALSGTERAIVTAIAGTTRDTLEETIDIRGLTFRLLDTAGIRETQDTVESIGVARSRRAMAEAHLVLVILDGSEGLKAEDQAVLASLEKGKGLVVINKGDLPDQMEDGELQKWAPDIPIWHVSAKTGEGLESLKDALYRWALPQPLGSAGLTHERHVLAVKAALASLMRANAALDGDMPVDLLAMDLHECWEHLGEITGQVYNEFIIDRIFEKFCLGK